The segment GCCTGCAGGTGAGATCCCTCTTTTGAATGCCTTGAGCTATATCAAAGAGACACAAGATGCCACACTGACCTTTTCTGCAGGATGCCGTGCTTCGGTCTGCGGTACGTGCGCCGTACGTGTGAACGGTAGAGAGGAACTTGCCTGTGCCTACAAAGTAAAACCCGGAGATATCATAGAACCGCTACAGTACCATCCCGTACTGCGTGACCTCAAAGTAGACAAACACAGAGCCAAGGAGACCCTCCTAAAAAGTACTGCATGGCTGCACACTTCACAGGAAGCTTCACTCACACATCGTGATGAAAAACTTTCTGAAAGACAAACCGACTGTATACTCTGCGACTCCTGCTACTCTGCCTGCCCTGTCTATGCAGTCAACCCTGACTTTCTCGGACCTTTCGCACTGACGCGCGCGTATCGTTACACTACGGACAAACGTGAAAGCAATGCAAAAAACATTATAGATAATGTTCAGAGTAATGGGGTATGGGATTGTATCTTATGTGGAGAGTGTACGGCTGTGTGTCCTAAGAGCATAGACCCAAAAATGGACATTACGATGTTAAGAGGACTCTCTGTACAGGAGGGATATCAGGATCCCTCTTTTACCACACAGAGTTTTGGCACGCCGGATTTTGGCGGCGGAGGATTTGGGTTCGACCCCAATGCAGGATTTTAGAGGTCTCTAGGATCCACGATCTTCCCTGCTATGGCTGAAGCTGCAGCTACCGCTGAGTTCGCCAAGTAGATCTCTGAGGTTCTTGCACCCATACGGCCTACGAAGTTACGGTTGGTGGTAGCCACACAACGCTCACCGTCTCCGAGTATTCCCATATATCCACCCAAACATGCACCACAAGTAGGGTTAGAGACCACGGCACCTGCTTCGATAAGGATATCCATCAAACCTTCATGCTGTGCCTGAAGAAGTATCTTCTGTGTAGCTGGCGTTACGATCATACGTGTATGGCGTGCCACCCTTTTGCCTTTCATGATCTCCGCTGCGATACGAAGATCCTCGATACGTCCGTTCGTACAAGATCCTATCATCACCTGGTCTACCTTTAAGTCATCCGCAACCGCTTGCTCAATAGGCTTACCGTTTGACGGCAGGAAAGGATAAGCGACCACCGGTGAAAGTGCTCCAGTATCTATCGTGATCACTTGACAATACTCGGCATCTGCATCAGAAACATGGATCTTGGGTTCGGCTCTTAAACCACCATTGATCTCTTTTCTCTCTTCAAGGTACGCCAAAGTGATATCATCCACGGCAAAGATACCATTTTTAGCCCCCGCTTCGATCACCATATTCGCGATAGAAAACCTGTCTGCCATACCAAGGTGCTGGATCGCTTCACCTGTAAATTCGATGGCTTTATACAAAGCACCGTCCACACCTATCTGTCGGATCAGTTCCAGGATGATATCTTTCCCGTAAATGTGTTCACCCGGTATACCTGTCAACTCCACTTTGATCGTCTCAGGTACCTTGAACCAGTTACCGCCCGTGATCATCCCGAATGAAAGGTCTGTACTTCCCATACCTGTTGAAAATGCACCCAGGGCACCATGGGTACAGGTGTGGCTGTCTGCGCCGATGATCACATCACCAGGAACAACCAACCCTTTTTCCGGAAGCAGTGCATGTTCGATACCCATATCTTTTTCATCGAAAAAGTATTTCAAATCATGTTTATAGGCAAAATCTCTGGAAATTTTTGCCTGGTTCGCTGAAGCAATATCTTTTGCCGGAATATAGTGATCCATTACGATACAAAAATTGTCCGGTCTTGCCAATTTTTCCGCACCTGACTCTTCAAATGCTCTAATGGAGATAGGTGTGGTAATGTCATTTCCGATGATCATATCGATATCTACTCTAACGATCTCTCCTGCATGCACTTCACGCCCTGCATGCTCCGAGAAGATCTTTTCTGTCATAGTTTGTCCCATAGGTTGTCCTTTTATTCTAGAACGTTTTTTGAACACAGTCCAAAAAACCATGCTGCCGCCATGGCAACTTACTTGATCGTTCTAATTATGATAATATTACGCGAATTATAGCGAAAAAAAATTATGCTAGAATTTCACTACAATTATGAAGAAAGACCCACATGAAATTATACGAACTCAAAGCCATCGCCGAACGTCTGAATGACTTCTCTTTTATCAGTCGGGCCAGACGTGTTGAGGACAATACGATAGAGTTGGTATTTGACAAATATGACAGCTACTTTTTCAATATGACCAGAGGGCACAGTTTCATCTACAAAGCCCCGTCACAAAGGCCGATCCAAGGCTATAATGCACCTTTTGACACCCTGCTTCATACCCTTCTCTCCGCCAGCAGGATACTCTCCGTGGAGGTACCGAACGAAGACCGGATCCTGCGTTTGACACTCGCGCCCAAAAGTTCCTATAAGGACAAGATCATCTATCTGCAGTTGGAATTTACAGGTAAAAATACCAATGCGATCCTCATCGATGACAATGAAGTCGTTATCGAGGCGCTGAGACATATTGATGCGGACAGCTCTTTCCGTGTCATCCGTCCAGGTATGGAGCTTCTTGCCATACCCCCTTTCAGACGCACAGAAGAGAGCAAAAAGATACCCGATGTTGATACGTATCTTGAAGAGCAATATCGTCAGGTACATGCGAAAAAACTTTCCGAGTTAAAAAAACAGAAACTCTCACTGACCGATAAAAAGATCCAAAAACTGAACCAGGTTTTAGAGAAACTTCCCGATGAAGCGCAATTGAATGATGAAGCGCAGATGTACAAAGCGTATGCCAACCTCATCTTGGCCAATCTCTATCAGATAAAGCCCTATGACACAAAGCTTCAGACCTATGATTTTGAAGGCAATGAAATTACCATAAAGTTGCCTAAAGATACGAAGGTCAACCGTATGAGTGATCACTTTTTCAAGCTCTCCAAACGTGCTAAGAACAAGGCCAAGAATGTGCATATAGAAAAAGAGAACCTGCAAAGCAAAAAAACGTTCTATGAGAATATCTACTATGCGATCGAACAGGCAAAAGACCCGTATGAACTTGAACTTCTTGTACCCAAACGGGGAAAGTCCAAACGTAAGAAAGAGCGTCTGAAAGAGGGAGAACTCTTCTGGATAGAAGACTATAAAGTTCTGGTAGGACGTAACAGTCATGAAAATCAAAAACTCCTGGAAATGGCAAAAGCCAACGACCTTTGGATGCATATACGTGATGTACCGTCAAGCCATGTCATCATCAGGACCGATAAACAAAATCTGCCCGATTCCGTACTCAAAGCTGCCGCAAAGCTCTGTGTAGATTTTTCTGTCAAAAATCCCGGGGATTATGAGGTCGATTACACCAAACGTAAATTTGTCAAAGTCCAAGAAGGGTCCAATGTACTTTACAACAAATACGACACGATCTCTGTCACAAAAGAAGGCGTTGAGATCAGAGTCTAGTACCTTCTAACCCAAAGCGTGCTATAATATTCTTCATTTAAAAAACGAGGGTATCGCCATGACAAAAATATTTACAGATTATCAAGAACGATGGCTTACGGGTATTGGACTATTGGCAGTTGTTGGATTGATCGGTTGGATAGATAGCTTTTTTATTATGTGGGCTTTTTTAGGTCTTATCTATATGTTCGCCTTTTATGAAGCGATGAAACTTTTCAAACTTACCGGTCCCTCTATGTATGTATGGGCTTCTCTTTTATGGCTGGTTGCCTATTTTTACCCTAATCCGGATGACCTGTTCTTCTTCATGGCCGTCATATTTGCTTCTTCTCTTGCCTATTTTCATAATTTTGACAAAAGGCTGCTCCTTCCTTTCCTTTACCCGGTGAGCGGCATACTCTTCTTCCTGATCCTCTACCAGGATTTTGGTATCGCGTCTATGTTCTGGCTCCTTGTCACCGTAGCACTTACGGATGTCGGTGCATTTTTTACAGGCAAAACCATAGGCAAAACAAAATTTTCAGATACCTCTCCAAACAAAACACTCGAAGGTGTTTTTGGCGGAATTATCATAGCCACCCTTGCAGGTAGTTTTGCCGGACTTTTTGTCGTAGAATGGAAGATCGCGATCATTGTTACGGTTGTGACTTCCGTAGCCTCAGTATTTGGAGATCTTTTTGAGTCATATCTTAAACGTGAAGCGGGAGTAAAAGACTCCGGAGATCTGCTCCCCGGACATGGCGGTATACTGGACCGAATAGACGGTTACCTCTTTGGTGCAGTCATCATGGTCATCG is part of the Sulfurovum sp. TSL1 genome and harbors:
- a CDS encoding succinate dehydrogenase/fumarate reductase iron-sulfur subunit, which codes for MQIKILRSETNTHQSYTLPAGEIPLLNALSYIKETQDATLTFSAGCRASVCGTCAVRVNGREELACAYKVKPGDIIEPLQYHPVLRDLKVDKHRAKETLLKSTAWLHTSQEASLTHRDEKLSERQTDCILCDSCYSACPVYAVNPDFLGPFALTRAYRYTTDKRESNAKNIIDNVQSNGVWDCILCGECTAVCPKSIDPKMDITMLRGLSVQEGYQDPSFTTQSFGTPDFGGGGFGFDPNAGF
- a CDS encoding 3-isopropylmalate dehydratase large subunit encodes the protein MGQTMTEKIFSEHAGREVHAGEIVRVDIDMIIGNDITTPISIRAFEESGAEKLARPDNFCIVMDHYIPAKDIASANQAKISRDFAYKHDLKYFFDEKDMGIEHALLPEKGLVVPGDVIIGADSHTCTHGALGAFSTGMGSTDLSFGMITGGNWFKVPETIKVELTGIPGEHIYGKDIILELIRQIGVDGALYKAIEFTGEAIQHLGMADRFSIANMVIEAGAKNGIFAVDDITLAYLEERKEINGGLRAEPKIHVSDADAEYCQVITIDTGALSPVVAYPFLPSNGKPIEQAVADDLKVDQVMIGSCTNGRIEDLRIAAEIMKGKRVARHTRMIVTPATQKILLQAQHEGLMDILIEAGAVVSNPTCGACLGGYMGILGDGERCVATTNRNFVGRMGARTSEIYLANSAVAAASAIAGKIVDPRDL
- a CDS encoding NFACT RNA binding domain-containing protein; this translates as MKLYELKAIAERLNDFSFISRARRVEDNTIELVFDKYDSYFFNMTRGHSFIYKAPSQRPIQGYNAPFDTLLHTLLSASRILSVEVPNEDRILRLTLAPKSSYKDKIIYLQLEFTGKNTNAILIDDNEVVIEALRHIDADSSFRVIRPGMELLAIPPFRRTEESKKIPDVDTYLEEQYRQVHAKKLSELKKQKLSLTDKKIQKLNQVLEKLPDEAQLNDEAQMYKAYANLILANLYQIKPYDTKLQTYDFEGNEITIKLPKDTKVNRMSDHFFKLSKRAKNKAKNVHIEKENLQSKKTFYENIYYAIEQAKDPYELELLVPKRGKSKRKKERLKEGELFWIEDYKVLVGRNSHENQKLLEMAKANDLWMHIRDVPSSHVIIRTDKQNLPDSVLKAAAKLCVDFSVKNPGDYEVDYTKRKFVKVQEGSNVLYNKYDTISVTKEGVEIRV
- a CDS encoding phosphatidate cytidylyltransferase gives rise to the protein MTKIFTDYQERWLTGIGLLAVVGLIGWIDSFFIMWAFLGLIYMFAFYEAMKLFKLTGPSMYVWASLLWLVAYFYPNPDDLFFFMAVIFASSLAYFHNFDKRLLLPFLYPVSGILFFLILYQDFGIASMFWLLVTVALTDVGAFFTGKTIGKTKFSDTSPNKTLEGVFGGIIIATLAGSFAGLFVVEWKIAIIVTVVTSVASVFGDLFESYLKREAGVKDSGDLLPGHGGILDRIDGYLFGAVIMVIALRSLL